From Candidatus Culexarchaeum yellowstonense:
TGATGATGAATGGACAAACCTAGTATACGCTGGATTATGGATGAACCCCCTCAGAAAAGCTTTGGAAGCCTTCATAAACGAGACACAGAAAAGGGTGAATGGAGAAGTTAAAGTGAAGCTATACAAGGGTGGAATGATATGCATAGGTAGAAGATCAGAGTACAGCATATACAACAAGGAACTGGCAACATACGAAGCTTGGAGCAAATTCAACCAGAAAATGGCTGAGGGATTCATAGAAATTTGGGGTATGCAAACAGTAATTGCAAATAAAAAGTTAAAGATTCATGGAGGTTCATAGAGCAGAATGTATAGAAGGGGACTCCTTGGAAAACATGAAGAATGGCTAATGAAATATGAAAGCTCGATGGAAGAAGATGCTGAAATAACATCAGAAGTAATCACAGCCCTAAAAGTTCATGTTGAAGAATTAATGGAGCAGAAATTAATTGGTAAGGAGCAGGGGGATAGAATAATAAAAGCACTGGACGAAATCATGAAGAACCCGCAAAAAATATTTAATCTAAAAGATGATGCAGAGGACATTCATGAAGCAATAGAAATGGCATTAGAAAGAGAGATCGGAGAAGAAGCCAAACTGATAGGCATTGGAAAAAGCAGAAACGACCATGTAGCCACAGCAATAAGACTACATTTGAAAAGGGAGATTTCCGAAATAACAGAAGAAATTCGAAGATTCAGGAGGACGTTAATAGAAAGAGCTGAAGAATACGTAGATATGATAATGCCAAGCTTCACACACCTACAATCCGCCCAGCCCACAACACTGGCACACTACCTATTATACATAGAGGAGGAAATGGAGGGATATGAGGATCTCCTAAACTACATTAACAGCAAAGTGATAGATGAATCCCCACTGGGGGCAGGAGCCATAGCTGGAAGCATAGTGACTATAGATAGAGATAGGATGACGGAAAAGCTTGGAATGAGTAAAACCATAGTAAACACCATTAGAGCCACTGGTAGTAGGAGCTTCATTATGATCACATCATCAATACTAACAGCACTACAAGTAACATTGAGTAGAATAGCAGAAGACTTCGTAATATGGTCAACCAACCAATTCAACTACATACAACTCCCAGAAAGCCATCTCGCAACAAGTAGCATAATGCCCCACAAGAAGAATCCAGTAACCATGGAAGTATTAAGAGCACAAGCAGGAGAAACCATTGGGGAAAACACAGCCATAATGACGATAATTAAGGGGGTACCATCAGGATACAACCTAGACCTACAAGAGGTAACCAAACACCTATGGAACATAACAAAAATGGTTAAAGATTCAATAAGAGTCAT
This genomic window contains:
- the argH gene encoding argininosuccinate lyase; translated protein: MYRRGLLGKHEEWLMKYESSMEEDAEITSEVITALKVHVEELMEQKLIGKEQGDRIIKALDEIMKNPQKIFNLKDDAEDIHEAIEMALEREIGEEAKLIGIGKSRNDHVATAIRLHLKREISEITEEIRRFRRTLIERAEEYVDMIMPSFTHLQSAQPTTLAHYLLYIEEEMEGYEDLLNYINSKVIDESPLGAGAIAGSIVTIDRDRMTEKLGMSKTIVNTIRATGSRSFIMITSSILTALQVTLSRIAEDFVIWSTNQFNYIQLPESHLATSSIMPHKKNPVTMEVLRAQAGETIGENTAIMTIIKGVPSGYNLDLQEVTKHLWNITKMVKDSIRVIEDAIGKMKVNDRRTRQDVENNPVIAAEMAELISVKCGIPYRKVHQMMAKALRETDNDIQEALNILKKEFGVNTNIPVRVQEYLKLKKNLGSPNPDHIRSLILERKRSLMTI